Proteins encoded together in one Ipomoea triloba cultivar NCNSP0323 chromosome 4, ASM357664v1 window:
- the LOC116016901 gene encoding protein ABIL1-like isoform X1 has translation MALEQTEPESPATMHNETEQNKSFIKALQELKNLRLQLYSAAEYCEKSYQCCKQQQMVIDNLKDYAVRALVNAVDHLGTVSYKLTDILEQQSLDVSTMELKVSCLDQRVLTCQTYTDHEGLRQQQLLATIPRLHKHYTLPAPGICPVNKNVQTSSLIQRSPRPHIQTRQHLFVSGAPAAKTLSWHLSSGAKPKLKKASVSDETGKSSGRTSDADKSIKAKSPARPLALRAGPASSVAMRTLGITRRDALGGYKPMTPCRIPGITQRKTTRAPIRSKSAISAFFVKQKTRKLKTRVKEDNPRNPRMQQEK, from the exons ATGGCGCTGGAGCAAACTGAGCCAGAGAGTCCTGCGACGATGCACAACGAAACGGAGCAAAACAAAAGTTTCATCAAGGCCTTACAG GAACTCAAGAACTTGAGGCTGCAGCTTTACTCTGCTGCAGAATATTGCGAGAAATCATATCAATGCTGCAAGCAGCAACAGAT GGTCATAGACAACCTAAAAGATTACGCTGTGCGAGCTCTTGTGAATGCAGTGGATCACCTAGGCACTGTTTCTTACAAATTGACAGACATCCTTGAACAGCAAAGCTTAGATGTTTCAACGATGGAGTTGAAGGTTTCATGTTTGGATCAGAGAGTTCTTACATGCCAAACATATACTGACCATGAAGGTCTCAGACAACAGCAACTGCTAGCAACCATTCCCAGGCTTCAcaaacattatactttaccTG CTCCGGGGATATGTCCTGTCAACAAGAATGTCCAAACTAGCTCGCTTATTCAGAGGAGCCCTCGGCCACATATTCAAACAAGACAGCACCTTTTTGTTTCAG GGGCACCTGCTGCCAAAACGCTTTCATGGCATCTATCATCGGGAGCCAAACCGAAACTGAAGAAGGCTTCAGTGAG TGATGAGACTGGAAAGAGTTCTGGAAGAACATCCG ATGCTGACAAGAGCATCAAGGCAAAATCCCCAGCCCGTCCTCTGGCACTGCGTGCAGGTCCCGCATCAAGTGTAGCAATGCGAACCCTTGGAATTACACGTCGG GATGCCTTAGGGGGCTATAAACCTATGACCCCATGTCGAATACCTGGTATCACACAGCGAAAGACAACGCGAGCTCCCATTCGCAGCAAGAGTGCTATTTCAGCATTCTTTGTTAAGCAGAAGACAAGAAAACTGAAAACCAGAGTGAAGGAAGATAATCCTCGAAATCCCAGAATGCAACAAG AAAAGTAA
- the LOC116016901 gene encoding protein ABIL1-like isoform X2, with protein MALEQTEPESPATMHNETEQNKSFIKALQELKNLRLQLYSAAEYCEKSYQCCKQQQMVIDNLKDYAVRALVNAVDHLGTVSYKLTDILEQQSLDVSTMELKVSCLDQRVLTCQTYTDHEGLRQQQLLATIPRLHKHYTLPAPGICPVNKNVQTSSLIQRSPRPHIQTRQHLFVSGAPAAKTLSWHLSSGAKPKLKKASVSDETGKSSGRTSDADKSIKAKSPARPLALRAGPASSVAMRTLGITRCLRGL; from the exons ATGGCGCTGGAGCAAACTGAGCCAGAGAGTCCTGCGACGATGCACAACGAAACGGAGCAAAACAAAAGTTTCATCAAGGCCTTACAG GAACTCAAGAACTTGAGGCTGCAGCTTTACTCTGCTGCAGAATATTGCGAGAAATCATATCAATGCTGCAAGCAGCAACAGAT GGTCATAGACAACCTAAAAGATTACGCTGTGCGAGCTCTTGTGAATGCAGTGGATCACCTAGGCACTGTTTCTTACAAATTGACAGACATCCTTGAACAGCAAAGCTTAGATGTTTCAACGATGGAGTTGAAGGTTTCATGTTTGGATCAGAGAGTTCTTACATGCCAAACATATACTGACCATGAAGGTCTCAGACAACAGCAACTGCTAGCAACCATTCCCAGGCTTCAcaaacattatactttaccTG CTCCGGGGATATGTCCTGTCAACAAGAATGTCCAAACTAGCTCGCTTATTCAGAGGAGCCCTCGGCCACATATTCAAACAAGACAGCACCTTTTTGTTTCAG GGGCACCTGCTGCCAAAACGCTTTCATGGCATCTATCATCGGGAGCCAAACCGAAACTGAAGAAGGCTTCAGTGAG TGATGAGACTGGAAAGAGTTCTGGAAGAACATCCG ATGCTGACAAGAGCATCAAGGCAAAATCCCCAGCCCGTCCTCTGGCACTGCGTGCAGGTCCCGCATCAAGTGTAGCAATGCGAACCCTTGGAATTACAC GATGCCTTAGGGGGCTATAA
- the LOC116014747 gene encoding UDP-D-xylose:L-fucose alpha-1,3-D-xylosyltransferase MGP4-like encodes MSSFLHQRAIQNSLRNQYGLSLRSSQDYQKHTSFLFNRTSLVLLLTILVIVGVLFPWAQIPSIGLFQIGSSSKISQSKWREYTLAQAAAHVSRNGTLIVCAVSEPYLPFLNNWLISIARQKQHEKVLVIAEDYGTLYKVNERWPGHAVLVPPVVESQNAHKFGSQGFFNFTSRRPRHLLQILELGYNVMYNDVDMVWLADPFPYLKGEHDVYFMDDMTAVKPLNHSHDLPPPGKKGRTYICSCMIYMRPTNGAKLVMKTWIEELSAQPWSKAKKANDQPAFNWALNKTAGQVDLYLLPQVAFPTGGLYFKNQTWVQETKGMNVIIHNNYITGFEKKIKRFREFGLWLVEDHASESPLGRLD; translated from the exons ATGTCCTCATTTTTACACCAGAGGGCAATTCAGAACTCCCTCAGAAATCAATACGGATTATCCCTTAGATCTTCGCAAGATTACCAGAAACATACATCGTTTCTGTTCAACCGGACCTCCTTAGTTCTTCTCCTCACTATTCTCGTGATCGTCGGAGTTCTCTTCCCATGGGCTCAAATCCCTAGTATCGGGCTTTTCCAGATCGGTTCCAGCTCGAAGATCTCGCAATCCAAGTGGCGGGAGTACACGTTGGCGCAGGCGGCGGCCCACGTGTCGCGTAATGGGACTCTGATAGTCTGCGCTGTGAGTGAGCCTTACTTGCCCTTCTTGAACAACTGGCTGATTAGCATTGCCAGGCAAAAGCAGCACGAGAAGGTGCTGGTGATTGCTGAGGACTATGGGACTTTGTATAAGGTGAATGAGAGGTGGCCTGGCCATGCTGTTCTGGTGCCTCCAGTTGTAGAGTCTCAGAATGCTCACAAGTTTGGGTCTCAG GGCTTCTTCAATTTTACTTCCAGAAGGCCTCGCCATCTTCTGCAAATTTTGGAGCTTGGTTATAACGTGATGTATAATGATGTGGATATGGTATGGTTAGCAGATCCATTTCCTTACTTGAAAGGGGAGCATGATGTGTACTTCATGGATGACATGACTGCA GTGAAACCTCTGAATCACTCTCACGATTTGCCACCTCCAGGGAAAAAAGGCCGAACTTACATATGTAGCTGCATGATTTATATGCGACCCACAAATGGAGCAAAATTAGTGATGAAGACGTGGATTGAAGAACTATCGGCTCAACCATGGTCCAAGGCAAAGAAAGCTAATGATCAGCCTGCTTTTAACTGGGCACTAAACAAAACTGCTGGACAG GTCGACTTGTATCTGCTTCCTCAAGTAGCGTTCCCAACGGGTGGTCTGTACTTCAAGAACCAAACATGGGTGCAAGAGACCAAGGGAATGAATGTCATTATCCACAATAACTATATTACTGGTTTTGAGAAGAAGATAAAGCGTTTC
- the LOC116016903 gene encoding uncharacterized protein LOC116016903, whose protein sequence is MAVLLPSSDVSLFSAGRRPAGIFSKLRNFHKVAITNNGKEIVGAKISSSVKDMEEAARDLSLGFNLGLCDSFSAAMAEPATAFPSIKPSKEEEQKQDYYLNMGYAIRTIREDFPALFYRELSFDIYRDDIVFKDPMNTFVGIENYKSIFWALRFHGRMFFRALWIDIVSVWQPVDSMIMVRWTVHGIPRVPWESRGRFDGTSEYKLDKTGKIYEHKVHNIALNAPPKFSVVAIEEMIQYISCPSMPKPTSFESSTCSPSFITDKTVSNST, encoded by the exons ATGGCCGTTCTGTTACCGTCGTCGGACGTCTCCTTGTTCTCCGCCGGCCGCCGTCCCGCGGGGATCTTTTCAAAACTCAGAAATTTTCACAAAGTCGCAATTACTAACAACGGGAAGGAAATTGTCGGGGCTAAGATTTCTTCGAGTGTTAAGGATATGGAGGAGGCTGCTCGAGATCTGAGTTTAGGGTTTAATTTGGGGCTGTGCGACAGTTTCTCAGCAGCTATGGCGGAGCCTGCCACGGCATTTCCTTCGATAAAGCCCAGCAAAGAGGAAGAGCAGAAGCAGGATTACTATCTCAACATGGGCTACGCTATTCGAACTATCCGAGAGGACTTTCCGGCATTGTTCTACCGGGAGCTAAGCTTTGATATATACAG GGATGATATTGTCTTCAAAGATCCAATGAACACTTTTGTGGGCATTGAGAACTATAAATCAATCTTCTGGGCATTACGGTTCCATGGCAGGATGTTCTTCAGGGCATTGTGGATAGATATTGTTAGTGTGTGGCAGCCAGTGGATAGCATGATAATGGTCCGTTGGACTGTTCATGGCATCCCTCGTGTGCCTTGGGAGAGCCGGGGTCGATTTGATGGCACTTCAGAATACAAACTTGATAAGACCGGGAAGATTTACGAGCACAAGGTCCATAATATTGCTCTGAATGCACCTCCAAAGTTTTCTGTGGTCGCGATAGAAGAAATGATTCAATACATTAGCTGCCCTTCGATGCCAAAGCCGACTTCCTTTGAGTCCTCCACGTGTTCCCCAAGTTTTATCACAGACAAAACTGTCTCCAACAGCACATAA